From a single Vitis vinifera cultivar Pinot Noir 40024 chromosome 18, ASM3070453v1 genomic region:
- the LOC100264933 gene encoding 16.9 kDa class I heat shock protein 3, translating into MSSLGLWRGGGYDPWTPLSPSDAWDPFDFGFGVEKSWGRGPDDDVSALAHAHVDWRETDNAHVFRADLPGVRREELKVQVEDNNILKISGEKTKEKEEVDDQWHRVERQRGSFLRRFRLPENAITDRISSALKDGVLTVTVPKKTESPSGVRTIHVAQL; encoded by the exons ATGAGTTCGTTGGGGTTGTGGCGGGGAGGAGGGTACGACCCTTGGACGCCCCTGTCACCATCAGATGCCTGGGACCCTTTTGATTTTGGGTTTGGGGTTGAAAAGAGCTGGGGCCGTGGCCCTGATGACGATGTGTCGGCTCTAGCTCATGCTCACGTCGACTGGCGTGAGACCGATAACGCTCACGTCTTCCGCGCTGATCTTCCTG GGGTAAGGAGAGAGGAGCTGAAGGTGCAAGTGGAGGACAACAACATCCTAAAGATCAGCGGTGAGAAGACCAAGGAAAAAGAGGAAGTGGACGACCAATGGCACCGTGTGGAGAGGCAAAGAGGCAGTTTCTTGAGGAGGTTCAGGTTGCCGGAAAATGCAATCACGGACAGGATCAGTTCTGCGCTAAAGGATGGAGTTTTGACCGTCACTGTGCCTAAGAAAACTGAGAGTCCAAGCGGCGTAAGGACGATACATGTGGCCCAACTCTAA